One window of the Maylandia zebra isolate NMK-2024a linkage group LG19, Mzebra_GT3a, whole genome shotgun sequence genome contains the following:
- the zbtb42 gene encoding zinc finger and BTB domain-containing protein 18.2 gives MEFPDHSRQLLQCLSQQRHQGFLCDCTVLVGEARFKAHRAVLASCSMYFHLFYRDQLDKRDVVHLNSDIVTAPAFSLLLEFMYEGKLEFSALPVEDVLAAASYLHMYDIVKVCKGKLKDKELSSLDEKMGEGLGLSCLDRENSSDGELHSKQLIQRQPQTPSQGLHRAPPAEEFDMDNTEVRLAVTDCDRSMQSRQKANGHSGRSPDLVGVNYVSAEAEPCVQTAGKTKADVSSSTVLLSQRSRASDDMDCALDLSFKPLSSRDPLHPSYVSGQLALDSQQQGTEPLVKDEHDLLSEQEDSEPMSPESQRFGNSARSSVVTGFAALFPGNNGSTAALLSQEEDLMDEEGEACRGRESAPGREVDGRGRLLGDSEEEEEDDLASSDISTSSGVLLPPGQQVCMCPLCSKVFPSPHVLQLHLSSHFREKDGARSKLSPDGSVPTCMQCNKTFSCMYTLKRHERTHSGEKPYTCGQCGKSFQYSHNLSRHAVVHTREKPHACKWCERRFTQSGDLYRHIRKFHCGLVKTLAIG, from the coding sequence ATGGAGTTCCCAGACCATAGCCGCCAGTTGCTGCAGTGTCTGAGTCAGCAGCGTCACCAAGGTTTCCTCTGTGACTGCACTGTTCTTGTTGGGGAGGCTCGATTCAAAGCGCACAGAGCCGTGCTGGCCTCCTGCAGCATGTACTTCCATCTCTTCTACAGGGACCAGCTAGACAAAAGGGACGTTGTGCATCTCAACAGTGACATTGTGACAGCCCCGGCTTTCAGTCTGCTCCTTGAATTTATGTATGAGGGGAAGTTGGAATTCAGCGCTCTGCCTGTGGAGGATGTCCTGGCAGCAGCCAGTTACCTCCACATGTACGATATAGTCAAAGTGTGCAAAGGCAAGCTTAAAGACAAGGAACTTTCCTCCCTGGATGAAAAAATGGGAGAGGGTTTGGGGCTCAGCTGTCTGGACAGGGAAAATTCCTCAGATGGTGAGCTGCACAGTAAGCAGCTCATTCAGCGACAGCCCCAGACACCGTCTCAGGGGCTTCACAGGGCCCCCCCGGCGGAAGAGTTTGACATGGACAACACTGAAGTCAGGCTGGCTGTCACAGATTGTGATAGGTCTATGCAGAGCAGGCAGAAGGCAAACGGTCACTCTGGCAGGTCCCCGGACCTTGTAGGTGTCAATTATGTGTCAGCAGAGGCCGAGCCCTGCGTCCAAAcagctggaaaaacaaaagctgatGTCAGTAGTTCCACCGTATTGCTGTCCCAGAGGTCCCGGGCTTCAGATGACATGGACTGTGCACTGGATTTGTCTTTCAAGCCTCTGTCTAGCAGAGATCCCTTACACCCCTCCTACGTCTCGGGACAGCTGGCCCTCGACAGCCAGCAGCAGGGCACTGAGCCACTTGTTAAAGACGAACACGACTTGCTGTCAGAGCAGGAGGACAGTGAGCCGATGAGCCCTGAGAGCCAGCGCTTTGGGAATAGTGCCAGGAGCTCAGTGGTGACAGGGTTCGCTGCCCTCTTCCCAGGCAACAACGGTTCCACAGCCGCCCTGCTCTCCCAGgaggaggacctgatggacgaGGAGGGGGAGGCCtgcagagggagggagagcgCCCCAGGCAGGGAGGTGGATGGGAGGGGTAGACTGCTGGGGGacagcgaggaggaggaggaagacgacTTGGCCTCTTCAGACATTTCCACCTCCAGTGGAGTACTGCTGCCCCCGGGGCAACAGGTGTGCATGTGTCCCCTCTGCAGCAAAGTCTTCCCCAGCCCCCACGTGCTGCAACTGCACCTCAGCTCACACTTCCGCGAAAAGGACGGTGCCCGTTCCAAGCTGTCCCCCGACGGCTCGGTCCCCACCTGCATGCAGTGCAACAAGACCTTCTCTTGCATGTACACCCTTAAGCGTCACGAGCGCACACACTCTGGTGAGAAGCCATATACCTGTGGTCAGTGCGGCAAGAGCTTCCAGTACTCCCACAACTTAAGTCGGCACGCTGTAGTTCACACACGGGAGAAGCCTCACGCCTGCAAGTGGTGCGAGCGGCGCTTCACCCAGTCTGGGGACCTCTACCGCCACATCAGGAAGTTTCACTGTGGCCTTGTCAAGACTCTCGCCATCGGATAA